One Hermetia illucens chromosome 4, iHerIll2.2.curated.20191125, whole genome shotgun sequence DNA segment encodes these proteins:
- the LOC119656325 gene encoding uncharacterized protein LOC119656325, whose protein sequence is MKLSGIPALAASLFLLEVTGIIALNLEDIVVELNEIHQFRTILYFITDLDDESRTLVPEKISPNIDNIPKLVVDHTFEGVSLKGQFGSNVLSLAFITLSNKEVALEVLRRTLKGNLLSPIVFHFLTDTLSKDDLNQFVAELRDEMMFNSLVLVNNRLFTFNLYPSTTIREVASTESLKLALAEKFSNLHGLDVRVVRITDISTSVQYVDENGNLQYGGIFMKTILAFIKKYNGTFVEHLDIPRGFENLEKYLANGAFEIFTMNSLGYGGEEYMSYQLPLHTTCLILPYQKELPRVFYLMLPFQVPTWFLLGFGTFTLFFVILIIEALYGRNTDSLRTFQNAFFEVWRITTQQLNSRPELEVNRWVVVVHLLAIVQFMLILSLYQSGLSSFYTKSIPTRQIDTPDDLEMSNYKVLVHERTLYHLQHFGGFPPNVVENFAPDEGSIDTNLVELDPNYGYLPRPEYVDVLIGLEQSSLRQFHFSKICARREPYSIMIGTRFPFRSLLSEVILRLADAGVMDKWNKDIFYESGKAGCLKVKVIYESPLRPLKVDELYGIWIIYAIGMSVCIIVFLIEKFWKTIVHFFERIFKRKFNIKLF, encoded by the coding sequence ATGAAACTAAGTGGAATTCCTGCATTAGCGGCTTCCCTATTTCTTCTGGAAGTTACTGGAATAATCGCATTAAACCTGGAGGATATTGTAGTCGAACTAAATGAAATACATCAATTCCGGACAATTCTATACTTTATTACGGACTTGGACGACGAAAGCAGAACATTGGTACCCGAGAAAATCAGTCCAAACATAGATAATATTCCCAAATTGGTTGTGGATCATACCTTTGAGGGTGTATCTTTAAAAGGTCAATTCGGCTCCAATGTATTATCACTGGCCTTCATAACACTATCAAATAAGGAAGTGGCCCTCGAAGTGTTGCGGAGAACCttgaaagggaatttgttatcccccattgttttccattttcttaCAGATACTTTATCCAAGGATGATTTAAACCAGTTCGTTGCTGAGCTACGCGATGAAATGATGTTCAATAGTCTAGTGTTGGTCAACAATCGCCTGTTCACGTTTAACCTTTATCCCAGCACTACCATTAGGGAAGTCGCGTCAACGGAATCACTCAAACTGGCTTTGGCGGAAAAGTTTTCGAATCTTCACGGATTAGATGTTAGAGTTGTACGCATTACTGATATATCAACAAGTGTGCAGTATGTGGACGAAAATGGGAACCTCCAATATGGAGGGATATTCATGAAGACTATCCTTGCATTCATCAAAAAATACAATGGGACATTTGTTGAACATTTGGATATTCCTAGAGGTTTCGAGAATCTCGAAAAATATCTGGCTAATGGAGCATTCGAGATTTTCACTATGAATAGTCTGGGTTACGGTGGTGAGGAATACATGTCCTATCAATTGCCGCTACATACAACATGTTTAATACTACCATATCAAAAGGAACTTCCCAGAGTTTTCTACCTCATGTTACCATTTCAAGTGCCTACCTGGTTTCTACTAGGTTTCGGGACGTTTACTCTGTTCTTCGTTATTTTGATTATCGAAGCTCTCTATGGCAGGAATACTGACTCATTGAGGACGTTCCAAAACGCGTTCTTCGAAGTTTGGAGAATAACCACTCAACAGCTGAACTCGCGGCCTGAACTGGAGGTGAATCGATGGGTAGTCGTGGTGCATCTACTGGCCATTGTCCAGTTTATGTTAATTCTGAGCCTTTACCAAAGTGGCTTGAGTAGCTTCTACACCAAATCAATTCCCACTAGGCAGATCGATACCCCAGACGATTTGGAAATGAGCAACTATAAAGTGTTGGTACACGAGAGAACGCTGTATCATCTACAACACTTTGGCGGCTTTCCGCCCAATGTTGTTGAGAATTTCGCCCCTGACGAGGGAAGCATTGATACAAATCTGGTTGAACTGGATCCAAACTATGGATATTTACCACGACCAGAATACGTTGACGTTTTAATTGGATTGGAGCAGTCTTCGTTGAGACAATTTCATTTCAGCAAAATCTGTGCACGACGGGAACCCTACAGTATTATGATTGGAACAAGGTTTCCATTCAGATCGCTCCTTTCTGAGGTGATTCTTCGTCTGGCTGACGCTGGTGTAATGGATAAATGGAATAAGGATATATTTTATGAAAGTGGGAAGGCAGGTTGTCTCAAAGTTAAAGTGATATACGAGAGTCCTTTGAGACCATTAAAAGTTGACGAGCtttatggaatttggattatttATGCGATTGGGATGAGTGTCTGCATTATTGTTTTTCTcattgaaaaattctggaagACCATCGTACATTTCTTTGAAcgaatttttaaaagaaaattcaatattAAACTGTTTTAG
- the LOC119656326 gene encoding uncharacterized protein LOC119656326: MKVSGIIVQALLITSLEGAGIFALELKEIVVELTNIYDFQTIVCFRNDLKGAELAEALLGKGSPVESIPKLIWNQDVKTKTMFNAKVLTIAFVSHSNRENILEVVNTALEDNLLAKVIFYFLPEVSHNINLRNFSECLWEKRILYSLMVADNRIFTYNPYPEVSLVEVTSAESLKSVFTEKLVDFHGAAVRVARSLDISKEVQYVDRKGDVQFGGYFMKTILAFIRKHNGTLVEQKVKKDLSDVGKKFQQRKMDFLSMMITLAQKKVKSSYPLSSIAPCILVPYQKELPRVYYLMLPFQVSGWILFGVGALLLFLVIAVTELLRKGKSTSIYQEVAFHVWRIVTQQIHFPVEVVTNQWMMLIIILATLHFMLLSSLYQSGLSSFYTKSISAKQIDTPEDLARTSYKILSPQLQLGFFRDCEHFPKIVLDRFMADDSLVKANLKQMDPNFGYVPPSEFKDLLRKLERRPSTKLFHLTNMCTPRILLSVLIQNESPFKDIFDDVVFRLMDAGFMLKWERDTVYELKQVGFLRMQLVSESLLRPLKFEELYFVWVVYLVGIVLSAIVFCMEKIRGVGFGTN, encoded by the coding sequence ATGAAAGTATCGGGAATCATCGTCCAAGCGCTTTTGATAACTTCTTTGGAAGGAGCCGGAATTTTTGCTTTGGAACTCAAAGAAATAGTTGTGGAGTTAACCAACATTTACGACTTCCAAACTATTGTATGTTTCCGTAATGATCTCAAAGGAGCTGAGTTGGCAGAAGCGTTGCTTGGGAAGGGATCCCCTGTGGAGAGCATCCCCAAGCTCATATGGAATCAAGATGTCAAAACCAAAACCATGTTCAACGCCAAAGTCTTGACTATTGCCTTCGTTTCGCATTCCAATAGAGAAAACATTCTTGAAGTGGTTAACACTGCATTAGAGGACAACTTGCTGGCCAAAGTGATTTTCTACTTTCTCCCGGAGGTGTCTCATAATATCAACTTGAGAAACTTCAGTGAGTGCTTGtgggaaaaacgaatcctttaTAGTTTGATGGTTGCAGATAACCGTATATTCACTTACAACCCGTATCCTGAAGTTAGTCTGGTGGAGGTCACTTCAGCAGAGTCGCTTAAATCAGTCTTCACCGAAAAACTCGTTGACTTCCATGGAGCTGCGGTAAGAGTCGCCCGTTCACTTGACATATCCAAAGAAGTACAATACGTTGATCGGAAGGGAGACGTTCAATTTGGAGGATACTTTATGAAAACCATTCTTGCATTTATTAGAAAGCACAATGGAACCCTCGTTgaacaaaaagtgaaaaaggacCTGAGTGATGTCGGAAAGAAGTTCCAACAGAGAAAAATGGATTTTCTTTCAATGATGATAACGTTGGCtcagaaaaaagtgaaatcgtCATACCCCCTATCAAGCATCGCACCATGTATCCTAGTCCCGTACCAAAAGGAGCTTCCCAGAGTATATTATTTGATGCTACCCTTTCAAGTGTCTGGCTGGATTTTATTTGGTGTTGGCGCTCTACTACTTTTTCTAGTAATTGCAGTCACCGAACTTCTTCGCAAAGGAAAATCGACCTCTATTTATCAGGAAGTGGCTTTCCATGTCTGGCGGATAGTCACCCAACAGATACACTTCCCAGTAGAAGTGGTGACGAATCAATGGATGATGCTCATAATTATTTTGGCCACTCTCCACTTTATGTTACTTTCGAGCCTTTACCAAAGTGGATTGAGtagtttttacacaaaatcgaTTTCAGCTAAACAAATTGACACCCCCGAGGACCTAGCAAGGACTTCATATAAAATCCTGTCACCACAACTTCAACTAGGTTTTTTTCGAGATTGTGAACATTTTCCTAAGATCGTTCTTGATCGTTTCATGGCGGATGATTCTCTGGTAAAAGCAAATCTAAAACAAATGGATCCCAATTTCGGATATGTGCCACCCTCGGAATTTAAGGATCTTCTCAGAAAACTGGAACGACGTCCTTCaaccaaacttttccatttgACCAACATGTGTACACCTAGGATATTACTTAGTGTTCTAATTCAAAATGAATCCCCATTCAAGGATATATTCGATGATGTCGTCTTTCGCCTTATGGACGCTGGATTTATGCTGAAGTGGGAACGAGATACTGTGTATGAACTGAAGCAAGTTGGCTTCCTGAGGATGCAGTTAGTAAGCGAAAGCCTTCTGAGACCGTTGAAATTTGAAGAATTGTATTTTGTGTGGGTGGTCTACTTAGTTGGTATTGTGTTGAGTGCTATTGTTTTCTGTATGGAAAAAATACGAGGGGTTGGATTTGGTACTAATTGA